Within the Streptomyces sp. NBC_00554 genome, the region CGTACGAGATAGAGCACCACCTCGACGTCGAGGGCAACGAGTTCGTGATGTACGTCGCGAACGGCCAGGTCGTGCCTTCGCCGCTGAGCCGGCCCACCTGCCTGAACTGCGACAACCATGTGGTGCGCATCATGCGCGCCGGTCAGGTGTCCTCCGTCCAGGACTCCATTCACCGCATGCAGCGAACCGAGCAGCGGCGCAAGCCCGAGGTGACGCACGACGAGGGCTTTGGGGAGCCCCAGTCGGAGCCGCGGTCGGCATCCAAAGAGCCGCACCACTGGCACCTCTCGGATCTGCTGCACCCGTTCGCGCACCGCAAGGCCGGATGACCCGGCGAGAGTCCGGGCTCCGGTGAGGCAGGGCATGCCCCTTTCGTAGGATCGGGGCATGCCCTCCTCCGCTGCCGAAGCTCCGCCCCTCCCCGCGCCGCTGCGCGTGCCCGTCGCCGACTCGCACACCCACCTCGACATGCAGTCCGGCACAGTGGACGAGGGCCTCGCCAAGGCCGCCTCGGTCGGGGTGACGACGGTCGTCCAGGTCGGCTGCGACGTGAACGGCTCACGCTGGGCGGCCGAGACGGCTGCCGCGTACGACGCCGTCCACGCGACGGTCGCGCTGCACCCCAACGAAGCGCCGCGTATCGTCCACGGCGACCCCGACGGCTGGTCCCGGCAGGGCGAGCGGCGGCCGGGCGGCGACGGTGCGCTGGACGAGGCGCTCGCCGAGATCGACCGGCTGGCAGCTCTGCCGCAGGTCAAGGGCGTCGGCGAGACCGGGCTCGACTACTTCCGCACCGGCCCCGAGGGCAAGGCCGCGCAGGAACGGTCCTTCCGGGCCCACATCGAGATCGCCAAGCGGCACGGCAAGGCCCTGGTCATCCACGACCGCGACGCCCACGCCGACGTACTGCGCATCCTCAAGGAGGAGGGCGCCCCCGAGCGGACCGTCTTCCACTGCTACTCCGGTGACGCCGCGATGGCCGAAGTGTGCGCCCGCGCCGGCTACTTCATGTCCTTCGCCGGCAACATGACCTTCAAGAACGCCCAGCCGCTGCGTGACGCACTCGCCGTGGCGCCCCTGGAGCTCGTCCTCGTCGAGACCGACGCGCCCTTCCTGACCCCCGTGCCGTACCGCGGACGGCCTAACGCTCCGTATCTCATTCCGGTCACGGTCCGCGCCATGGCCGCGGTGCGGGGAATCGGCGAGGACGAGCTGGCGACCTCGATCTCCGCGAACACCGCGCGTGCGTTTGATTACTGACGAATAACGCTTCCGGGGGTTCTTCCCGACCGCACCTCAGGGCAGTGTCGCGACACAGCGTAGCCGCGTTGCTTTGGAGAGTGACGACCGCTCCGCTAGGTTCTGGTCGCCCGATCCGGACTCCCCCCTGGAGCGTGTCGTCGTGAGCAACTCGCAGTACGAGACGTACGGAACGACTGGAACAGCCGGTACGACGGGGGCGGTCGGCCCGTCGTACGAGGACTATGAGCCGTCTGCCGGCCACGGCTACCCGGACTTCCCGGAGTCCTCGGACGCTCCGGTGTACCCGGACACGTACGAGCCCGCGTACGAGGCGTACGTGCCGGAGTCCGACCTTCCCACCGAGCCCCTGCTGCCTCGGCAGGCGGCCCCCGAGGGCGCCGCTCCGCGGCCCGGCGGCCGTGCCGAAGCCCGGCGTGCGGCCCGGCGCAGGCGCACCGGCGAGCGTCCCGACCCGCTGCGGCGGCTGCTCCCGCAGGCGCTGGTCGTCGCGTTCCTGGCAGGCGGCACCTCCGCCTTCGTCGCCAACGACAAGGCGATCGAGCTCAGCGTCGACGGCAAGCCGCGCACGCTGCACACCTTCGCGGACGACGTGACCGAACTGCTCGCCGACGAGGGCGTGGACGTGGGGGCGCACGACGTCGTGGCGCCCGCCCCCGGCACGGCGCTCGCGAGCGGCGACGAGGTCGCTGTGCACTACGGGCGCCCCGTGCGCCTCACCCTCGACGGGCAACGGCGCCAGGTGTGGACGACGGCGCACACGGTGGACGGGGCGCTCAGGCAGCTCGGAGTGCGCGCCGAGGGGGCGTACCTGTCGACCTCGCGCTCCCAGCGGATCGGCCGCGCCGGGCTGGAGCTCGACGTCCGCACCGAGCGCACGGTGACGATCATGGCGGACGGGCGGGCGCGGACGATCCGTACGAACGCGGCGAGCGTGCGCGAGGCCCTCGACGAGGCCGGGATCACGCTGCACGGGCAGGACACCACCTCCGTCGCGCCCGGGAGCTTCCCGCGCGACGGACAGACCGTCACCGTCATGCGGATCACCGGGACCAAGGAGGTCCGCGAGGAGCCGATTCCGTTCGCGGTGGAGCGGAGCCGGGATTCCTCGCTGTTCCGGGGGACCGAGGTGGTCGAGCGGGCCGGGCAGCCGGGGGTGCGGCGGGTCACGTACCTCCTGCGGACCGTCAACGGGGTCAAGCAGAAGCCGCGGCGGGTGAAGTCCGAGGTGGTGCGGGAGCCGCGGGTGCAGGTGGTGAAGGTCGGGACGAAGCCGCTGCCTACGTCCGTCGGCGGGGCCGATCATCTGGACTGGTCCGGGCTTGCTGCGTGTGAGTCGGGGGGGCGGCCCGGGGCGGTGGATCCCTCCGGTACGTACGGCGGGCTCTATCAGTTCGACACGCGGACGTGGCAGGGGCTCGGGGGTGCGGGGCGGCCGCAGGACGCGCCTGCGGCGGAGCAGACGTTTCGTGCGAAGAAGCTTTATGTGCGGCGGGGGGCCAGTCCTTGGCCGCACTGTGGGGCGCGGTTGCGGGGGTGAGGGTG harbors:
- a CDS encoding ubiquitin-like domain-containing protein; amino-acid sequence: MSNSQYETYGTTGTAGTTGAVGPSYEDYEPSAGHGYPDFPESSDAPVYPDTYEPAYEAYVPESDLPTEPLLPRQAAPEGAAPRPGGRAEARRAARRRRTGERPDPLRRLLPQALVVAFLAGGTSAFVANDKAIELSVDGKPRTLHTFADDVTELLADEGVDVGAHDVVAPAPGTALASGDEVAVHYGRPVRLTLDGQRRQVWTTAHTVDGALRQLGVRAEGAYLSTSRSQRIGRAGLELDVRTERTVTIMADGRARTIRTNAASVREALDEAGITLHGQDTTSVAPGSFPRDGQTVTVMRITGTKEVREEPIPFAVERSRDSSLFRGTEVVERAGQPGVRRVTYLLRTVNGVKQKPRRVKSEVVREPRVQVVKVGTKPLPTSVGGADHLDWSGLAACESGGRPGAVDPSGTYGGLYQFDTRTWQGLGGAGRPQDAPAAEQTFRAKKLYVRRGASPWPHCGARLRG
- a CDS encoding TatD family hydrolase; this encodes MPSSAAEAPPLPAPLRVPVADSHTHLDMQSGTVDEGLAKAASVGVTTVVQVGCDVNGSRWAAETAAAYDAVHATVALHPNEAPRIVHGDPDGWSRQGERRPGGDGALDEALAEIDRLAALPQVKGVGETGLDYFRTGPEGKAAQERSFRAHIEIAKRHGKALVIHDRDAHADVLRILKEEGAPERTVFHCYSGDAAMAEVCARAGYFMSFAGNMTFKNAQPLRDALAVAPLELVLVETDAPFLTPVPYRGRPNAPYLIPVTVRAMAAVRGIGEDELATSISANTARAFDY